A portion of the Segatella copri DSM 18205 genome contains these proteins:
- a CDS encoding 1-deoxy-D-xylulose-5-phosphate reductoisomerase, which produces MKKQQICILGSTGSIGTQALDVIEQHSDLYEVYCLTANNRVQELAEQARKFHPAAVVIANEARYEELKDMLSDEPDIKVYAGAQALCDIVQAEPIDMVLASMVGFSGLEPTIHAIKARKKICLANKETLVVAGELICNLAQEYHVPILPVDSEHSAIFQSLVGEGDNEVEKILLTCSGGPFRNYTHEQLEKVTAADALKHPTWDMGAKITIDSASLMNKGFEVTEAKWLFGVPADKIEVLIHPQSVVHSAVQFVDGAVKAQLGVPDMRLPIQYAFSFPQRLHLNGDRLDLFKTQDLQFFKPDYQKFKCLQLAFDAIRKGGNMSCIVNAANEIVNAGFRKGECGFLQMADIIEETMAKATFDSNPDLDVYLQTDAEARRIATELMHK; this is translated from the coding sequence ATGAAGAAACAACAGATATGTATTCTCGGTTCTACGGGAAGTATCGGTACACAGGCGCTTGATGTCATCGAACAGCACAGTGACCTTTACGAGGTATATTGCCTCACCGCCAACAACCGAGTGCAGGAACTTGCCGAGCAGGCTCGCAAGTTCCATCCGGCTGCTGTGGTCATAGCCAATGAGGCTCGCTACGAGGAGCTGAAGGATATGCTCAGTGATGAGCCTGATATCAAGGTTTATGCCGGTGCTCAGGCGCTTTGCGATATCGTACAGGCTGAGCCTATCGATATGGTGCTGGCTTCCATGGTAGGCTTCTCGGGCCTGGAACCAACCATCCATGCCATCAAGGCGCGTAAGAAGATATGTCTTGCCAACAAGGAAACACTGGTGGTAGCGGGTGAGCTGATCTGCAATCTTGCACAGGAATATCATGTGCCTATCCTCCCTGTTGACAGCGAGCATAGTGCCATCTTCCAGAGTCTGGTGGGTGAGGGCGACAACGAAGTAGAGAAGATTCTCCTGACCTGTTCGGGTGGTCCTTTTCGCAATTATACCCACGAGCAGTTGGAGAAGGTGACTGCTGCCGATGCCCTCAAGCATCCTACCTGGGATATGGGCGCCAAGATAACCATCGATTCGGCTTCGCTCATGAACAAGGGCTTCGAGGTGACAGAAGCTAAATGGCTCTTTGGGGTTCCGGCTGATAAGATTGAGGTGCTTATCCATCCGCAGAGCGTTGTGCATAGTGCCGTTCAGTTTGTTGATGGTGCTGTCAAGGCTCAGTTGGGTGTGCCAGATATGCGTCTGCCTATCCAGTATGCCTTCTCTTTCCCTCAGCGTCTGCATCTGAATGGCGATCGTCTCGACCTCTTCAAGACGCAGGATTTGCAGTTCTTCAAGCCTGACTATCAGAAGTTCAAGTGTCTGCAACTGGCTTTCGATGCCATCAGAAAGGGTGGTAATATGTCATGTATCGTGAATGCAGCCAACGAGATAGTGAATGCCGGCTTCCGCAAAGGTGAGTGTGGCTTCCTTCAGATGGCTGATATCATCGAAGAGACGATGGCGAAGGCTACTTTCGACAGTAATCCCGACCTCGATGTCTATCTGCAGACCGATGCTGAGGCTCGCCGCATAGCTACAGAGCTGATGCACAAGTAA
- the rimM gene encoding ribosome maturation factor RimM (Essential for efficient processing of 16S rRNA) gives MIRRDEVYKIGKLGKPHGVKGEITFAITDDVFDRVDAEYLVLDIDGILVPFYLEEYRFKNDENVLVKFEDIDTQEQARNYTGCEVFFPRHLSDSDEENMSWAEIIGFHLVDAVSGKVVGTIAHVDDSTLNLLFEVTTDAGDEILIPASNDLIEEVSAEKKEIRMAIPEGLLDL, from the coding sequence ATGATTAGACGTGACGAAGTATATAAGATAGGCAAGTTGGGAAAACCTCATGGTGTGAAGGGCGAGATTACTTTCGCCATTACAGATGATGTTTTCGACCGTGTAGATGCCGAGTACCTGGTACTCGACATCGATGGCATCCTCGTGCCTTTCTATTTAGAGGAATATCGTTTTAAGAACGATGAAAATGTGCTCGTGAAGTTTGAGGATATCGATACCCAAGAGCAGGCACGCAACTATACCGGTTGCGAGGTTTTCTTCCCACGTCATCTCTCTGACAGTGATGAAGAGAACATGAGCTGGGCAGAAATCATCGGTTTCCACCTGGTAGATGCCGTAAGCGGCAAGGTGGTAGGTACCATAGCACATGTAGACGATTCTACCCTCAACCTTCTTTTCGAGGTAACAACCGATGCAGGTGATGAAATCCTCATCCCTGCCAGCAACGACCTCATCGAAGAGGTGAGTGCTGAAAAGAAAGAAATCAGAATGGCAATTCCTGAGGGATTGCTCGACTTATAA
- the murA gene encoding UDP-N-acetylglucosamine 1-carboxyvinyltransferase: MESFIIEGGHPLKGTITPQGAKNEALQVICTTILTDEPVRITNVPDILDVNNLIKLLQEIGVKVTKHSRHDYTFQSDELKLDYLDSLEFVKKCSSLRGSVLMIGPLLGRCGKATIAQPGGDKIGRRRLDTHFLGFKYLGANFVHDDERNVYQIQAKKLKGCYMLLDEASVTGTANIIMASVLAKGTTTIYNAACEPYIQQLCHLLNAMGAQISGIASNLLTIVGVDKLHGAEHRILPDMIEVGSFIGMAAMCGEGVRIKNVSVKDLGIIPDAFRRLGVKISIEDDDLVIPEQKHYVIDSFIDGTIMTLADAPWPGLTPDLLSVLLVVATQARGSVLFHQKMFESRLFFVDKLIDMGAQIILCDPHRAVVVGHDHKIKLRAGRMTSPDIRAGIALLIAAMSANGTSRIANIAQIDRGYEDIEHRLNALGAKITRVSD; the protein is encoded by the coding sequence ATGGAGTCTTTCATCATAGAGGGCGGTCATCCGCTCAAAGGTACTATCACACCTCAGGGCGCCAAGAACGAGGCACTGCAGGTTATCTGTACCACAATCCTTACCGACGAGCCTGTGCGCATCACCAACGTGCCGGACATCCTGGATGTGAACAACCTGATTAAGTTGCTCCAGGAGATAGGTGTCAAGGTAACCAAGCACAGTCGTCACGACTATACATTCCAAAGTGATGAGTTGAAACTCGATTATCTCGACAGTCTGGAGTTTGTGAAGAAATGTTCTTCTCTTCGTGGTAGTGTGCTCATGATAGGTCCGCTGCTCGGTAGATGTGGCAAGGCTACCATAGCTCAGCCGGGTGGCGATAAGATAGGTCGTCGCCGTCTGGATACCCACTTCCTGGGCTTCAAGTATCTGGGCGCCAACTTCGTTCACGATGATGAGCGTAATGTTTACCAGATACAGGCAAAGAAGCTGAAGGGCTGCTATATGTTGCTCGATGAGGCTTCGGTTACCGGTACCGCCAATATCATCATGGCATCTGTATTGGCAAAGGGCACTACCACCATTTATAATGCAGCTTGCGAACCATATATCCAGCAGCTCTGCCATCTGCTCAATGCGATGGGTGCTCAGATCAGCGGCATCGCCAGCAACCTGCTCACCATCGTGGGTGTTGATAAACTGCATGGTGCCGAGCATCGCATCTTGCCTGATATGATTGAGGTAGGTTCGTTCATCGGCATGGCGGCAATGTGTGGCGAAGGTGTGCGCATCAAGAATGTGTCTGTCAAGGATTTGGGTATTATTCCTGATGCATTCCGCCGCCTGGGAGTGAAGATAAGTATAGAGGATGATGACCTTGTGATTCCAGAGCAGAAGCATTATGTCATCGATTCATTTATTGACGGCACCATCATGACACTTGCCGATGCCCCTTGGCCAGGACTCACTCCTGACCTTCTTTCCGTGCTCCTTGTAGTGGCTACCCAGGCTCGCGGCAGCGTTCTCTTCCATCAGAAGATGTTCGAGAGCCGCCTCTTCTTCGTGGATAAACTGATTGATATGGGTGCGCAGATTATTCTCTGTGATCCTCACCGTGCTGTGGTGGTTGGTCATGACCATAAGATCAAACTGCGTGCTGGTAGAATGACCAGTCCTGATATCCGTGCCGGTATTGCCCTGCTGATTGCTGCCATGAGTGCCAATGGTACCAGCCGCATTGCCAATATCGCCCAGATAGACCGTGGTTACGAGGATATCGAGCATCGCCTTAATGCGCTGGGTGCCAAGATTACCCGTGTCAGTGATTAA
- a CDS encoding DUF4290 domain-containing protein: MNIEGLDYNTQRAKLILPEYGREIQQMVDHCLTLTDREERQRCAETIIAVMDRMFPENRGVEDHEQKLWDQLAIMSNFQLDIDFPYDVSDAVKIATKPEPLPYPMQHIPVRHYGAMLFEIFEKLKTMEPSEERDKLVELTANQMHRDLVTWSHGSSDVAKVASDLARFTDGNIQLDLDTFVFEKIEAQPKNVNNNKKKK; this comes from the coding sequence ATGAATATAGAAGGATTAGACTATAATACCCAGAGAGCTAAGCTCATTCTGCCTGAGTATGGCCGTGAGATTCAGCAGATGGTAGACCATTGTCTGACGCTTACCGACCGTGAAGAGCGCCAGCGCTGTGCAGAGACCATTATTGCAGTCATGGACCGTATGTTCCCAGAGAACAGAGGGGTAGAGGACCATGAGCAGAAACTCTGGGACCAGCTTGCCATCATGAGCAATTTCCAGCTCGACATCGATTTCCCTTATGATGTATCGGATGCTGTAAAGATAGCAACCAAGCCGGAGCCTTTGCCATATCCTATGCAGCACATCCCGGTGCGCCATTATGGAGCTATGCTCTTCGAGATTTTCGAAAAGCTGAAGACGATGGAACCAAGTGAGGAGCGCGATAAACTCGTGGAGCTTACTGCCAACCAGATGCATCGCGACCTGGTAACCTGGAGCCATGGCTCCAGCGATGTAGCCAAGGTAGCTTCCGATCTGGCACGTTTTACCGATGGCAACATCCAGCTCGATCTCGATACTTTCGTTTTCGAGAAGATTGAGGCACAACCTAAGAATGTAAATAATAATAAGAAGAAAAAGTAA
- the tsaB gene encoding tRNA (adenosine(37)-N6)-threonylcarbamoyltransferase complex dimerization subunit type 1 TsaB has translation MSCILNIETSTDVCSVAISDSGQVIFNQEDHTGPNHAVKLGVFVDEALDFLDSHGLPLEAVAVSCGPGSYTGLRIGVSMAKGICYGRGVKLIAVPTLELMAVPVLLGEHPEEEDALIVPMLDARRMEVYAEVLDRALKVVRPIQADIVDADTYKEYLDQHHVYFFGNGAAKCMETINHPNAHLVEGIEPLAKNMAPLAEKRFVEGKFEDVAYFVPFYLKDFVAKMPKKLL, from the coding sequence ATGTCGTGTATATTGAATATTGAGACGAGTACGGACGTGTGCTCAGTGGCAATTAGTGATAGTGGACAGGTGATTTTCAACCAGGAAGATCACACAGGTCCTAACCATGCTGTTAAGTTGGGTGTGTTTGTAGATGAGGCTCTTGATTTCCTCGATTCTCATGGCCTTCCGCTGGAGGCTGTGGCGGTAAGTTGCGGTCCGGGTTCCTATACCGGATTGCGTATCGGTGTGAGTATGGCGAAGGGCATCTGTTATGGTCGCGGTGTGAAACTCATCGCTGTTCCAACACTCGAACTGATGGCTGTGCCTGTATTGCTTGGCGAACATCCTGAGGAGGAAGACGCTCTCATCGTACCTATGCTCGACGCCCGCCGCATGGAGGTATATGCCGAAGTGCTCGACCGCGCCCTGAAGGTGGTTCGCCCTATTCAGGCTGATATTGTGGATGCTGATACCTACAAGGAATATCTGGACCAGCATCATGTATACTTCTTCGGAAATGGCGCTGCCAAGTGTATGGAGACCATCAACCATCCGAATGCTCACCTCGTAGAGGGCATTGAGCCTTTGGCTAAGAATATGGCTCCGCTGGCAGAGAAGCGTTTTGTAGAGGGCAAGTTCGAAGATGTGGCATATTTCGTGCCTTTCTATCTCAAGGATTTCGTGGCTAAGATGCCAAAGAAACTGCTCTAG